From the Bubalus kerabau isolate K-KA32 ecotype Philippines breed swamp buffalo chromosome 2, PCC_UOA_SB_1v2, whole genome shotgun sequence genome, one window contains:
- the ERLIN2 gene encoding erlin-2, translated as MAQLGAVVAVAASFFCASLFSAVHKIEEGHIGVYYRGGALLTSTSGPGFHLMLPFITSYKSVQTTLQTDEVKNVPCGTSGGVMIYFDRIEVVNFLVPHAVYDIVKNYTADYDKALIFNKIHHELNQFCSVHTLQEVYIELFDQIDENLKLALQQDLTSMAPGLVIQAVRVTKPNIPEAIRRNYELMESEKTKLLIAAQKQKVVEKEAETERKKALIEAEKVAQVAEITFGQKVMEKETEKRISEIEDAAFLAREKAKADAECYTAMKIAEANKLKLTPEYLQLMKYKAIASNSKIYFGKDIPNMFMDSAGSVGKQFEGLADKLSFVLEDEPMEADSEN; from the exons ATGGCTCAGTTGGGAGCGGTTGTGGCTGTGGCTGCCAGTTTCTTTTGTGCATCTCTCTTCTCGGCAGTGCACAAGATAGAAGAGGGACATATTGGGGTGTATTACAG AGGTGGTGCCCTGCTGACTTCCACCAGCGGCCCTGGCTTCCATCTCATGCTTCCTTTCATCACATCATATAAGTCTGTGCAG ACCACACTCCAGACAGATGAGGTGAAGAATGTACCTTGTGGGACAAG CGGTGGCGTGATGATCTACTTCGACAGAATCGAGGTGGTGAACTTCCTGGTCCCACATGCAG TGTATGACATAGTGAAGAACTACACAGCCGACTACGACAAGGCCCTCATCTTCAACAAGATCCACCACGAGCTGAACCAGTTCTGCAGTGTCCACACGCTTCAGGAGGTCTACATCGAGCTCTTCG ATCAGATTGATGAAAATCTCAAACTGGCTCTGCAACAAGACCTGACCTCCATGGCCCCTGGGCTCGTCATCCAA GCTGTGCGGGTGACAAAGCCCAATATCCCAGAAGCCATCCGCAGGAACTATGAGCTGAT GGAAAGCGAGAAGACGAAGCTCCTGATCGCAGCCCAGAAGCAGAAGGTGGTGGAGAAGGAAGCCGAGACAGAGCGGAAGAAGGCCCTCATTG AGGCAGAGAAGGTGGCACAGGTGGCCGAAATCACCTTTGGGCAGAAGGtgatggagaaagagacagagaagaggaTCTCGGAGATTGAAG ATGCTGCGTTTCTGGCCCGGGAGAAGGCCAAGGCGGACGCCGAGTGCTACACTGCCATGAAAATAGCCGAAGCAAATAAG CTGAAGCTGACCCCTGAGTATCTGCAGCTGATGAAGTACAAGGCCATTGCTTCCAACAGCAAGATTTACTTTGGCAAAGACATCCCTAACATGTTCATGGACTCTGCGGGCAGCGTGGGCAAGCAGTTTGAAGGACTAGCTGACAAGCTGAGCTTTGTCTTGGAAGATGAGCCCATGGAGGCAGACTCCGAGAACTGA